The Oncorhynchus nerka isolate Pitt River linkage group LG12, Oner_Uvic_2.0, whole genome shotgun sequence genome includes a region encoding these proteins:
- the LOC115126645 gene encoding endonuclease domain-containing 1 protein-like isoform X2 — translation MVQNQNRYKPICQLFNTIYRFATLYDTTNRIPVFSAYTFSGPPTDPRPHQPWMMEPQLNGENNSPEMKIMGEHSQHQAGNDDYINSIQKKGVNRGHLFPCSHAHDLDTQKSTFTLTNIVPQVVSFNNGSWREMEEHVRGKLMTDCFSNDRKIKAYVVTGAVPSKSNTLNDALKNALNDRVNIPDLMWTAYCCLDKKKKWMAEAHWGRNKKVKRKTLNPETLGALEEKLSEFHQGGRVQVFPKDCPRGPKPTTPSNQPSWKNSLKIISSKVRNLYNSMMNRIG, via the exons ATGGTCCAGAACCAGAACCGCTACAAGCCGATATGCCAGTTGTTCAACACAATCTACAGGTTTGCAACTCTCTATGACACGACCAACAGGATCCCTGTGTTCTCAGCCTACACCTTCTCTGGTCCTCCTACAGACCCCAGACCACATCAACCCTGGATGATGGAGCCCCAG CTCAACGGGGAAAACAACAGCCCTGAAATGAAGATTATGGGAGAACACTCTCAACACCAGGCTGGGAACGACGACTATATTAACTCAATACAAAAGAAAGGGGTGAACAGAGGTCACCTCTTCCCATGTTCACATGCTCATGACCTTGATACTCAGAAGTCCACCTTTACCCTGACCAACATCGTTCCCCAGGTGGTGTCCTTCAACAATGGCAGCTGGAGAGAAATGGAGGAACATGTCAGAGGAAAGCTGATGACGGACTGTTTTAGTAACGACAGGAAGATAAAGGCCTATGTGGTGACTGGAGCAGTGCCCAGTAAGAGCAACACACTGAACGACGCACTGAAGAACGCACTGAACGACCGAGTGAACATCCCAGATCTCATGTGGACAGCCTACTGCTGTTTGGACAAGAAGAAAAAGTGGATGGCTGAAGCACACTGGGGGAGGAACAAGAAGGTCAAGAGGAAAACATTGAACCCAGAAACCTTGGGAGCACTCGAAGAGAAGTTGAGCGAATTTCACCAAGGTGGCCGTGTCCAGGTGTTCCCAAAGGATTGTCCAAGAGGTCCTAAACCTACCACTCCCTCTAACCAACCCAGTTGGAAGAATTCTCTTAAAATAATTTCTTCCAAAGTCAGGAATCTTTACAATTCCATGATGAATAGAATTGGATGA